One genomic window of Fusarium keratoplasticum isolate Fu6.1 chromosome 3, whole genome shotgun sequence includes the following:
- a CDS encoding putative amino acid transporter — protein MSKSTESKSEPDVISTQAPQPESGEVHDAVFGAVTTDGPNYRNVGWLGTTALMMKTQIGLGVLSMPAVFDTLGLIPGIILLLTIAGITTWSDWMVGVFKLRHHDVYGIDDVGKLLFGRIGYEAFGAMFALYLIFASGSALLSISIAFNALSNHGACTAVFVVVAAIITFLFSSIQTLGRITMVAWLGAGSIITGVFVVTIAVGLQDRPSAAPQDDVAWKSDYKLIGSPTFPEAISAVSTLVFTYAGTPAFFNIVAEMRAPQLYTRALIVCQTTVTVVYIICATIVYYFCGSYISTPALGSAGPLIKKVAYGIALPGLCASAILLSHIPSKHIFVRILRGSKHLSSNTITHWVVWIGSTFTVSLVAYLIASGIPIFGGLVSLVGALFATFLTFQPMGCMWLYDNWKSSERGLKWKCGMVWSIFVIVSGTFLMIAGTYGSIVGIIASTKADAGSRPWSCADNSNSS, from the exons ATGTCTAAATCCACCGAATCTAAGTCTGAGCCCGATGTCATCTCCACCCAGGCTCCACAGCCAGAATCTGGGGAAGTGCATGATGCTGTGTTCGGCGCTGTCACAACGGATGGGCCTAATTACCGTAATGTGGGCTGGCTCGGGACGACTGCCCTCATGATGAAGACCCAGATTGGGCTCGGGGTTCTCTCTATGCCCGCGGTCTTTGATACCTTGGGACTCATCCCTGGCATTATCCTCCTGCTGACCATCGCCGGCATCACCACCTGGTCTGACTGGATGGTGGGAGTCTTCAAGCTGCGTCACCACGATGTCTACGGCATCGATGATGTGGGTAAGCTCCTATTCGGCCGGATTGGATATGAGGCATTCGGTGCAATGTTTGCCTTGT ACCTGATCTTTGCTTCTGGCTCAGCTCTGCTCAGCATCTCGATTGCTTTTAACGCCTTATCGAACCACGGCGCTTGCACTGCTGTTTTTGTAGTGGTTGCTGCTATCATTACCTTCCTCTTTTCGAGTATCCAAACCCTCGGGCGTATCACCATGGTCGCCTGGCTTGGTGCAGGCTCCATTATCACTGGTG TCTTCGTTGTCACCATCGCTGTGGGCCTCCAAGATCGCCCGTCTGCGGCACCGCAGGATGATGTAGCCTGGAAGTCTGACTATAAGCTTATCGGCTCCCCGACTTTTCCGGAGGCTATCTCGGCTGTTTCGACTCTAGTTTTCACGTATGCAGGTACTCCAGCCTTCTTTAACATCGTGGCTGAAATGCGTGCCCCGCAACTTTACACCCGAGCCTTGATCGTATGTCAAACAACCGTCACAGTTGTGTATATCATTTGCGCTACCATCGTCTATTATTTCTGTGGAAGCTATATCTCCACACCTGCGCTCGGCTCTGCTGGCCCTTTGATCAAAAAGGTCGCCTACGGCATTGCCTTGCCCGGGTTGTGTGCTTCTGCGATTCTTCTTTCTCAT ATTCCTTCCAAGCATATTTTCGTCCGCATCCTGCGAGGATCCAAGCATCTGAGCTCCAACACTATTACCCATTGGGTAGTATGGATTGGATCTACCTTCACGGTGTCCTTGGTCGCCTACCTCATTGCTAGCGGAATCCCCATCTTTGGCGGCCTTGTTTCCCTTGTTGGTGCTCTGTTCGCCACCTTTCTAACTTTCCAGCCCATGGGCTGTATGTGGCTGTATGACAACTGGAAGAGTAGCGAACGCGGTCTGAAGTGGAAATGTGGTATGGTCTGGAGTATCTTTGTGATCGTGTCGGGTaccttcttgatgattgCGGGAACCTACGGATCCATCGTGGGTATTATTGCATCGACTAAGGCCGATGCGGGATCCAGGCCGTGGTCGTGTGCCGACAACTCGAACTCTTCCTAG